In Populus trichocarpa isolate Nisqually-1 chromosome 7, P.trichocarpa_v4.1, whole genome shotgun sequence, the following proteins share a genomic window:
- the LOC7473133 gene encoding uncharacterized protein LOC7473133, with protein sequence MGICSSCESTHVATAKLILQDGRLQEFSYPVKVSFVLAKIPTYFICNADEMEFDDVVSAINDDEELQPGQLYFALPLSWLKHPLQPEEMAALAVKASSALMKSGGAEKCGCHKKLVFSVENDGKSSRRVAAGGGGPRRNGGRGKFSARLGAIPE encoded by the coding sequence ATGGGTATTTGCAGTTCTTGTGAATCGACACATGTAGCAACAGCAAAGTTGATCTTACAAGATGGAAGGTTACAGGAATTCTCGTACCCAGTTAAGGTTTCATTTGTTCTTGCCAAGATCCCAACCTACTTCATCTGCAACGCTGATGAAATGGAGTTTGATGATGTCGTTTCAGCTataaatgatgatgaagaaCTCCAACCCGGTCAGCTTTATTTTGCCTTGCCATTGAGCTGGCTAAAGCATCCCTTACAACCTGAAGAAATGGCTGCATTGGCCGTTAAAGCCAGCTCCGCTCTAATGAAAAGCGGCGGGGCTGAGAAATGTGGATGTCACAAGAAACTGGTTTTTTCTGTCGAGAACGATGGTAAGTCGAGCCGGAGAGTGGCGGCCGGCGGTGGCGGGCCGAGAAGAAATGGTGGCAGGGGAAAGTTCTCGGCGAGGTTGGGTGCCATTCCTGAGTAG